One Amblyomma americanum isolate KBUSLIRL-KWMA chromosome 8, ASM5285725v1, whole genome shotgun sequence DNA window includes the following coding sequences:
- the LOC144102427 gene encoding uncharacterized protein LOC144102427 has translation MQPKNIASFLWRTIYIQAVRRHYVYTALELLYVALLSRNFYRDTAPAPLNAEPDERPAEDVLMPHPPALVLFGPNTSYNERLLRSMVADLKALQPKPGHPPENPSGATDEDTLFLAANHTDEFLTNCSREGDTSGKPDAISQKPAAKLCVAFDQETGTQPPSVRYTLFMPTTPGTTGKMLRLFPLGGSESLDPRLEEATKLQYAIDRTHLKMQHEAFSSQEKKLNVSEERRTKFLSL, from the exons ATGCAACCGAAGAACATAGCCTCATTCCTGTGGCGCACCATCTACATCCAGGCGGTGCGTCGTCATTACGTGTACACCGCGCTCGAGCTGCTCTACGTGGCATTATTATCGCGGAACTTCTATCGAGACACAGCACCTGCACCCCTGAACGCGGAGCCCGACGAGCGGCCAGCCGAAGATGTCCTCATGCCACATCCGCCGGCGTTGGTGTTGTTCGGCCCCAACACTAGCTACAACGAGAGGCTACTGCGAAGCATGGTCGCTgacctcaaggcgctgcagcccAAACCGGGACATCCTCCGGAAAATCCTTCAG GCGCAACGGACGAGGACACGCTTTTCTTGGCCGCGAATCACACGGATGAGTTCCTCACCAACTGCTCTCGCGAGGGAGACACTTCCGGAAAGCCCGACGCGATCTCACAAAAGCCAGCCGCAAAGCTTTGCGTGGCCTTCGACCAGGAGACCGGTACGCAACCTCCAAGCGTCAGATACACGCTGTTCATGCCAACGACCCCCGGCACGACTGGCAAGATGCTCCGGTTGTTTCCCCTGGGCGGAAGTGAATCACTGGACCCAAGGCTCG AAGAGGCAACCAAGCTTCAGTACGCCATTGATCGGACTCACCTGAAGATGCAGCATGAAGCATTCAGTTCTCAAGAAAAGAAACTAAATGTGAGTGAGGAACGCAGAACTAAATTTCTTTCTCTGTGA